One genomic segment of Sphingorhabdus sp. M41 includes these proteins:
- the arsB gene encoding ACR3 family arsenite efflux transporter: MATQPLETPADAGLGLFEKWLSAWVTAAILLGLLIGNIAPDAVASLARLEYASVNLVVAVLIWAMIYPMMVGVDFASLKHIGEKPKGLFITIVVNWLVKPFTMAALAVLFFQYIFAGLMSADDAQQYIAGLILLGAAPCTAMVFVWSQMTRGDPAYTLVQVSVNDIIMIFAFAPIVALLLGVTDIAVPWETLLLSVVLYVVIPLVAGALTRRTLLARSSDGEAAITAFTGRVKPLSILGLLFTVVLLFAFQAQTIVTQPLLIALIAVPIIIQSYGIFFVTYAAAWAWKVPHNVAAPCALIGTSNFFELAVAVAIGVFGLGSGAALATVVGVLVEVPVMLSLVAFANRTRPKFVPA, from the coding sequence ATGGCAACGCAACCGCTTGAAACCCCGGCCGATGCCGGACTGGGCCTGTTTGAAAAATGGCTGTCAGCCTGGGTCACTGCGGCGATCCTGCTTGGCCTGCTGATCGGCAATATCGCGCCCGATGCGGTCGCCAGTCTTGCCCGGCTGGAATATGCCTCGGTCAATCTGGTGGTGGCGGTGCTGATCTGGGCAATGATTTATCCGATGATGGTCGGCGTCGACTTTGCCAGCTTGAAGCATATTGGCGAAAAGCCGAAAGGCCTGTTCATCACCATAGTCGTCAACTGGCTGGTCAAGCCGTTCACCATGGCGGCGCTGGCGGTACTCTTTTTCCAATATATATTCGCCGGGCTGATGTCCGCCGATGATGCGCAGCAATATATCGCCGGGCTGATCCTGCTGGGCGCCGCGCCCTGTACGGCGATGGTCTTTGTCTGGTCGCAAATGACCAGAGGCGATCCCGCCTATACGCTGGTGCAGGTGTCGGTGAATGATATCATCATGATCTTTGCCTTCGCGCCGATTGTCGCGCTGCTGCTCGGCGTCACCGATATCGCCGTGCCATGGGAAACCTTACTGCTGTCGGTCGTGCTTTATGTTGTGATCCCGCTGGTCGCCGGCGCGCTGACTCGCCGGACATTGCTCGCCCGGTCAAGTGACGGGGAAGCGGCCATCACCGCCTTTACCGGGCGGGTCAAACCGCTTTCCATTCTCGGGCTGCTGTTCACGGTGGTGCTGCTATTCGCATTCCAGGCGCAGACGATCGTGACCCAGCCGCTGCTGATCGCGCTGATCGCCGTTCCGATCATTATCCAGAGCTATGGCATATTCTTCGTCACCTATGCCGCCGCCTGGGCCTGGAAAGTGCCGCATAATGTCGCGGCTCCCTGTGCCCTGATCGGCACCTCCAATTTCTTCGAACTGGCCGTGGCCGTGGCCATCGGCGTGTTCGGGCTGGGCAGCGGCGCTGCCCTCGCCACCGTGGTCGGCGTATTGGTGGAAGTACCGGTGATGCTGTCGCTGGTCGCCTTTGCCAACCGGACGCGGCCCAAATTCGTGCCGGCCTAA
- a CDS encoding ArsR/SmtB family transcription factor, translating into MDSIKAIEALGALAQNTRLDVFKLLVRHEPTGLPAGEIAKRLDVPQNTMSSHLSTLSRADLVSSKRDSRLIIYRANLAAMNGLIAFLLENCCSGDDCAPITNQLERLCQ; encoded by the coding sequence ATGGATTCGATTAAAGCAATAGAGGCGCTTGGCGCCCTCGCGCAAAATACCCGGCTGGATGTTTTCAAGCTGCTGGTGCGCCATGAGCCGACGGGCTTGCCAGCGGGGGAGATCGCCAAGCGGCTGGATGTTCCGCAAAATACCATGTCTTCCCATCTGTCGACCCTGTCGCGCGCGGACCTTGTCTCCTCAAAGCGCGACAGCCGCCTGATCATCTACCGCGCCAATCTTGCTGCGATGAACGGCCTGATCGCCTTCCTGCTGGAAAATTGCTGTTCCGGTGACGATTGCGCGCCCATTACCAATCAACTTGAAAGGCTCTGCCAATGA
- a CDS encoding alpha/beta fold hydrolase — translation MTLNGPASHSYFSQRLKLHYADWGNEDKPPLILLHGGRDHCRNWDWTAQALRDDWHIICPDVRGHGDSQWSTDGHYATMAMVTDLAQLIHQLDLSPVTIVAHSMGGNIALRYTGLYPDTVRKLVAIEGLGPSPDMLAERDKVGQVQRVRDSIEEKRKAAGRQVKRYPTFEDALKRMQEANQHLSDEQARHLTTHAVIRNEDGSYSWKFDPYVQHWDSIDLSQKTIHELWGNISCPTQLHYGADSWASNPEKDGRMQYFGDNVSVKEFADAGHWLHHDQFALFVETLNEFL, via the coding sequence ATGACCCTGAACGGCCCCGCCTCGCACAGCTATTTCTCCCAGCGACTAAAGCTCCATTATGCCGACTGGGGCAATGAGGACAAGCCGCCGCTGATCCTGCTCCACGGCGGCCGGGATCATTGCCGCAACTGGGACTGGACCGCGCAGGCGCTGCGCGATGACTGGCATATCATCTGCCCCGACGTCCGCGGTCATGGCGACAGCCAGTGGAGCACCGATGGCCATTATGCGACGATGGCGATGGTCACCGATCTGGCGCAGCTGATCCATCAGCTCGACCTGTCGCCGGTGACGATTGTCGCGCACAGCATGGGCGGCAATATCGCGCTGCGCTATACAGGCCTCTATCCCGACACGGTGCGCAAGCTGGTCGCAATCGAGGGGCTTGGCCCCAGCCCCGATATGCTCGCCGAGCGGGATAAGGTCGGTCAGGTACAACGGGTGCGTGACAGCATTGAAGAAAAGCGCAAGGCCGCCGGTCGTCAGGTCAAACGCTACCCGACATTCGAGGACGCCCTGAAACGCATGCAGGAAGCCAACCAGCATCTCTCCGACGAGCAGGCCCGGCACCTGACCACGCACGCGGTGATCCGCAACGAGGATGGCAGCTATAGCTGGAAGTTCGATCCCTATGTGCAGCACTGGGACAGCATCGATCTGTCACAGAAGACTATTCACGAATTGTGGGGCAATATCAGCTGCCCGACCCAGCTTCATTATGGTGCCGACAGCTGGGCCAGCAATCCGGAGAAAGACGGCCGGATGCAATATTTCGGCGACAATGTGTCGGTGAAGGAATTTGCCGATGCCGGCCACTGGCTGCACCATGACCAGTTCGCGCTGTTCGTCGAGACTTTAAACGAATTTTTGTGA
- a CDS encoding flavodoxin domain-containing protein: MNGAIFYATRYGSTAQYADWISDATGIPAFDANKTDADPSLYDFVVIGAPVIYHKLPIRHWVMQKMLSLETRPVLFFTVSGAPAGAKLDRWIANSLPEALIQQMTHFALRGRQNPRDLSWFDRIMLVIGGLTNPDRGAGREELKGFDFMDKSSIEPMVQAIQHLQSRDAVRLEIDNDQPREIRGQI, from the coding sequence GTGAACGGCGCGATATTTTACGCAACCCGATATGGCAGCACGGCGCAATATGCCGACTGGATTTCCGATGCGACCGGGATTCCAGCGTTTGACGCGAACAAGACTGACGCCGATCCATCCCTTTACGACTTCGTCGTCATCGGCGCCCCGGTGATTTACCACAAGCTACCAATCCGGCACTGGGTCATGCAAAAAATGCTGTCCTTGGAAACCAGACCTGTCTTGTTCTTCACCGTTTCCGGCGCCCCGGCAGGGGCAAAGCTCGACCGCTGGATCGCCAACAGCCTGCCCGAGGCCCTGATTCAGCAAATGACCCATTTTGCCCTCCGTGGCCGTCAAAATCCCAGAGACCTCTCCTGGTTTGATCGCATCATGCTCGTCATCGGTGGTCTGACAAACCCGGATCGCGGCGCAGGCCGAGAGGAGTTGAAGGGCTTTGACTTTATGGACAAGTCTAGCATTGAGCCGATGGTACAGGCGATTCAGCACCTGCAATCGCGTGATGCGGTACGGCTGGAGATTGATAATGATCAACCACGAGAGATAAGAGGACAGATATGA
- a CDS encoding DUF6607 family protein — protein sequence MKMKLTTRLGAALFALAMATSPALAAGDQPQLAATAAQASFEQDRADILAMAGDYKVRFDMRETTSWRADYEPIEAKISGGHESVRVIKDTGREIILQHLLVAEHEGETFIIKHWRQDWVYEPAKVLVYAGPGKWVNRDVEASERQGRWSQTVWQVDDSPRYGGVGKWQTVNGIRSWTSDWTARPLARRDAVRDPVYDHYQAINRHQPMPGGWIHWQDNTKMKTVEGKAVPYVQESVLNTYTKFGGYSVSAADDYWTKTSSYWEQVRAEWDAAIAANGGVTVEEEAQTGTVISGRLLTMGTEISDGKLTETAAVDEARLLIRDATSKRPVQTAAQTAPASAEY from the coding sequence ATGAAGATGAAACTGACAACGCGACTGGGGGCGGCTCTGTTCGCTCTGGCAATGGCGACATCACCGGCGCTGGCCGCTGGGGACCAGCCGCAGCTTGCGGCAACCGCTGCGCAGGCGTCCTTCGAACAGGATCGCGCCGACATATTGGCGATGGCCGGGGACTATAAGGTCCGGTTCGACATGAGGGAAACGACGTCATGGCGGGCCGATTACGAACCGATCGAGGCCAAGATCTCCGGCGGTCATGAAAGCGTTCGGGTCATCAAGGATACGGGCAGGGAGATCATCCTGCAGCATCTGCTGGTCGCGGAACATGAAGGCGAAACCTTCATCATCAAACACTGGCGTCAGGACTGGGTCTATGAACCGGCAAAAGTGCTGGTCTATGCCGGACCCGGCAAATGGGTGAACAGGGATGTCGAGGCATCAGAAAGGCAGGGCCGCTGGTCGCAAACCGTCTGGCAGGTCGACGACAGCCCCCGTTACGGCGGTGTCGGCAAATGGCAGACGGTCAACGGCATCCGCAGCTGGACCAGCGACTGGACCGCCCGGCCACTGGCCCGCCGCGATGCGGTTCGCGATCCCGTCTATGACCATTATCAGGCGATCAACCGGCACCAGCCGATGCCCGGCGGCTGGATCCATTGGCAGGATAACACCAAGATGAAGACGGTCGAGGGAAAGGCCGTGCCTTATGTCCAGGAATCGGTGCTCAACACCTACACAAAATTCGGCGGCTATAGTGTCAGCGCCGCCGACGACTATTGGACGAAAACCAGTAGCTACTGGGAACAGGTGCGGGCCGAATGGGATGCTGCAATCGCTGCCAATGGCGGCGTGACCGTCGAGGAAGAGGCGCAAACCGGAACCGTGATCAGCGGGCGTCTGTTGACCATGGGCACGGAAATTTCCGATGGCAAGTTGACCGAGACTGCTGCGGTCGACGAAGCGCGGTTGCTGATACGGGACGCCACGAGCAAGCGACCCGTTCAAACCGCTGCCCAGACAGCTCCGGCATCAGCAGAATATTGA
- a CDS encoding TonB-dependent hemoglobin/transferrin/lactoferrin family receptor, giving the protein MALSCSLLALGFSQAALAASDSVAGFEDDNTITVTATRAPVEVIDAPATVTVIDQEQIADEMATDIRDIVRFEPGVSVRRAPARFGAALGTTGRAGNEDFNIRGIGGNRVLIQVDGIRSPQGFTFGAQEVGRGNATDVGLIKAVEILRGPASALYGSDGLSGAVSFITADPVDFIKAGNSFGGFARAQYSSSDQEFSETLALAGQAGDFSAMLAYSRRDFQELDNKGAIDTEDATRTTPNPQDGESNAFLGKLVWSNGSHKVRLTGEYLERELASDILSGRGPVFLFGPTPSWIVDNLTALDETKRSRVSLDYTYDAGEEGSGFIDYAHLAAYWQDGQDRQFALEERTPTSATPRPDRERLNTFDNEVIGAVADFRSSFATGSVRHTLTFGGDISKTEQAGLRDGTEPPFGEVFPTRAFPKTDFTLGGFYLGDAIEFADGMFTLYPAIRYDFYDLNPTIDPLLPSFTPSSQDGSQLSPKLGAVLKLGDVRLFGNYARGFRAPTPSQVNNFFENLAFGYSSLANPDLGPETSDSFEAGIRYATDAVSLSLTAFTADYSDFISQEQVSGSFTPSDPALYQFVNLDNVTVKGVEAKASYEADNGFRARFAIAFADGTVKSPNSRPASLSTIDPINAILGLGYREPTGAFGGELILSYNAQKEFNETVGVCSATCFRPEESAILDATAFVRISENAKIRAGIFNITDQKYALWSDVRGLAATSSILDAFTQPGRNASVSISLSF; this is encoded by the coding sequence ATGGCCCTTTCTTGCAGTCTTCTGGCACTAGGCTTTTCCCAGGCGGCCTTGGCCGCGAGTGACAGTGTAGCCGGTTTCGAGGATGACAATACCATCACCGTCACGGCCACCCGGGCACCCGTGGAGGTGATCGATGCTCCTGCTACCGTTACCGTGATCGACCAGGAACAGATTGCCGATGAAATGGCGACCGATATTCGCGACATCGTGCGGTTCGAACCGGGTGTGTCGGTTCGCCGGGCACCGGCACGTTTTGGCGCGGCTTTGGGCACCACCGGTCGGGCGGGCAACGAAGATTTCAACATTCGCGGTATCGGCGGCAACCGGGTGTTGATTCAGGTTGACGGCATCCGCTCTCCCCAGGGCTTTACCTTTGGCGCGCAGGAAGTCGGGCGCGGCAATGCCACCGATGTCGGACTGATCAAGGCGGTCGAAATCCTCCGTGGTCCGGCTTCGGCGCTTTATGGCAGCGACGGCCTGTCCGGTGCGGTCAGCTTCATCACTGCCGATCCGGTCGACTTTATCAAAGCGGGCAACAGCTTTGGCGGCTTTGCCCGGGCGCAATATAGCTCCTCTGACCAGGAATTTTCCGAGACCTTAGCGCTGGCTGGACAGGCCGGCGATTTCTCGGCGATGCTGGCTTATTCCCGCCGCGATTTTCAAGAGCTCGACAACAAGGGCGCGATCGACACCGAAGACGCCACCCGCACCACGCCCAATCCGCAGGATGGCGAGTCCAATGCGTTTCTCGGCAAGCTGGTCTGGAGCAATGGCTCGCACAAAGTGCGCCTAACCGGCGAATATCTCGAACGGGAACTGGCTTCCGACATCTTGTCAGGGCGCGGACCCGTATTTCTGTTCGGGCCAACCCCCAGCTGGATCGTCGATAATCTCACTGCGCTGGATGAAACCAAACGCAGCCGGGTATCGCTCGATTATACCTATGATGCGGGCGAAGAAGGCTCCGGTTTTATCGATTATGCCCATCTCGCCGCATATTGGCAGGATGGACAGGATCGGCAATTTGCCCTGGAAGAGCGGACGCCAACCTCGGCCACTCCTCGCCCGGACCGGGAACGGCTGAACACGTTCGACAATGAGGTCATCGGCGCGGTCGCCGACTTCCGGTCCAGCTTTGCAACCGGCTCGGTCAGGCACACGCTGACCTTCGGTGGCGACATCAGCAAGACCGAGCAAGCCGGTCTGCGCGATGGTACCGAGCCGCCCTTCGGAGAAGTCTTCCCGACCCGTGCTTTTCCGAAGACCGACTTCACCCTGGGCGGTTTCTATCTCGGCGACGCGATAGAATTCGCAGACGGCATGTTCACTCTCTATCCTGCCATTCGTTACGATTTCTATGATCTGAACCCGACCATCGACCCACTGCTGCCGAGTTTCACGCCGAGCAGTCAGGACGGTTCGCAATTATCCCCCAAGCTGGGCGCTGTGCTCAAGCTGGGCGATGTCCGCCTGTTCGGCAATTATGCGCGTGGCTTCCGGGCACCGACACCGAGCCAGGTCAATAATTTCTTCGAGAATCTCGCCTTTGGCTATTCATCGCTGGCCAATCCGGACCTTGGCCCGGAAACCAGCGACAGTTTCGAGGCAGGCATTCGCTACGCCACCGATGCTGTCAGCCTATCGCTGACCGCCTTTACCGCCGACTATTCCGACTTTATCAGTCAGGAACAGGTTTCCGGCAGTTTCACGCCCAGTGATCCTGCCCTGTACCAGTTCGTCAATCTCGATAATGTGACCGTCAAGGGCGTCGAAGCCAAGGCCAGCTACGAAGCCGACAATGGTTTCCGCGCCCGCTTTGCCATCGCCTTCGCCGACGGCACGGTAAAATCGCCCAACAGCCGGCCAGCATCGCTGTCGACGATCGATCCGATCAACGCGATTCTGGGTCTCGGCTATCGCGAGCCGACAGGAGCATTCGGTGGCGAACTGATCCTGAGCTATAATGCCCAGAAGGAATTCAACGAGACCGTCGGCGTCTGTTCCGCCACCTGTTTTCGTCCGGAAGAATCAGCGATCCTCGATGCGACCGCCTTTGTCCGGATCAGCGAAAATGCGAAGATCCGGGCGGGCATATTCAATATCACCGACCAGAAATATGCGCTGTGGAGCGACGTTAGGGGACTGGCGGCGACGTCCAGCATCCTCGACGCATTCACCCAGCCGGGCCGCAACGCCAGTGTCTCGATCAGCCTGTCATTCTAA
- the bla gene encoding subclass B3 metallo-beta-lactamase yields the protein MRWISGLMAGALVACAPVAQDMADAPADTGSSGTDTLDTISNMVDDEIPAEFDFRKNFPSWYTAVEPYRVIGSGKAGIYFVGTEGLGMYFIPTDAGHIVIDGGMPGEGQYVADAIRKLGFDPTGVKILLNSHAHLDHSGGLAELKQLTGAKLIASEGDRSALEGGFYLGSEDDSAMNAPPVKVDRIIADDEQLKLGNVTLTAHITPGHSRGCTSWTMPVVQDGKTYQALLFCSATVAANRLVGPPQYEGIVTDYRKTFAMTRDWNPDIFLANHPEFSGMADKRARQKAGDPLAFIDREGFPAMMAKLEKAFEAALEKQTLKHNAIMSD from the coding sequence ATGCGCTGGATTTCGGGACTTATGGCGGGAGCGCTGGTGGCTTGCGCCCCGGTGGCTCAGGATATGGCGGATGCTCCTGCCGACACTGGCAGCTCGGGCACCGACACGCTGGATACGATCTCCAATATGGTGGATGACGAGATACCGGCGGAATTCGACTTTCGAAAAAATTTTCCCAGCTGGTATACCGCGGTCGAGCCTTATCGGGTTATTGGCTCCGGCAAGGCGGGCATATATTTTGTCGGAACCGAAGGGCTTGGCATGTATTTCATCCCGACCGATGCCGGCCATATCGTGATTGATGGCGGCATGCCGGGCGAGGGGCAATATGTTGCCGACGCGATCCGCAAATTGGGCTTTGATCCAACGGGTGTGAAAATCCTGCTCAACAGCCACGCCCATCTCGATCATAGCGGCGGTCTGGCCGAGCTGAAGCAACTGACCGGCGCGAAACTGATCGCGAGCGAAGGCGACCGCTCAGCGCTCGAAGGCGGTTTCTATCTCGGGTCCGAGGATGACAGCGCAATGAACGCGCCGCCGGTCAAGGTCGACCGGATCATCGCCGACGACGAACAGCTGAAGCTGGGCAATGTCACACTCACCGCGCATATCACGCCGGGACACAGCCGCGGCTGCACCTCCTGGACCATGCCGGTAGTGCAGGATGGCAAAACATATCAGGCGCTGCTTTTCTGTTCCGCGACGGTGGCCGCCAATCGGCTGGTCGGACCGCCGCAATATGAAGGAATTGTTACGGATTATCGCAAGACTTTCGCGATGACCAGAGACTGGAATCCCGATATTTTCCTCGCCAACCATCCCGAATTTTCCGGAATGGCGGACAAGCGCGCACGCCAGAAAGCGGGTGACCCGCTAGCCTTTATCGACCGGGAGGGTTTTCCGGCGATGATGGCTAAGCTGGAGAAAGCGTTTGAGGCGGCTCTGGAAAAGCAGACGCTGAAACATAATGCGATCATGAGCGATTGA
- a CDS encoding TauD/TfdA dioxygenase family protein, with product MRISKASEAVGAIVDDVDVTSLSEQEFSDIRRAFLDHGTLFFRDQQLSPDDHIAFAGRWGAIDLNRFFKRREGYPEIAEVLKEPDQQLNIGGGWHTDHSYDEAPAMGSILYALEIPPSGGDTLFAGMAAAYEALDPAMKERISNLKARHGNAHVFGEESAYRKAIGDRYTNADQAGQTAVHPVVLAHPETGLKGLYVNPGFTLEIVDIDPEESQTLLQQLYDHIMQDRFHYRHQWREGDLAMWDNRSTWHYAMNDYQGHRRYLNRITIEGVALA from the coding sequence ATGCGCATATCAAAAGCCAGTGAAGCGGTGGGCGCGATTGTCGACGATGTCGATGTCACCAGCCTGAGCGAACAAGAGTTTTCTGACATCCGTCGCGCTTTTCTCGACCACGGCACATTATTCTTTCGCGACCAACAGCTCAGCCCCGACGACCATATCGCCTTTGCCGGGCGCTGGGGCGCAATCGACCTCAACCGCTTTTTCAAGCGGCGCGAGGGCTATCCGGAAATTGCCGAAGTGCTCAAGGAACCGGACCAGCAGCTCAATATCGGCGGCGGCTGGCATACCGACCACAGCTATGACGAAGCGCCCGCGATGGGATCGATCCTCTATGCGCTGGAAATCCCGCCGAGTGGCGGCGATACATTGTTCGCCGGCATGGCGGCGGCTTATGAAGCGCTCGACCCGGCGATGAAAGAACGGATCAGCAATCTGAAGGCGCGGCACGGGAATGCGCATGTTTTCGGCGAGGAGAGCGCCTATCGTAAGGCAATCGGTGACCGTTATACCAATGCCGATCAGGCGGGTCAGACAGCCGTTCATCCGGTGGTGCTGGCCCATCCCGAAACCGGGTTGAAGGGGCTCTATGTCAATCCGGGCTTCACGCTGGAGATTGTCGATATCGATCCGGAAGAGAGCCAGACGCTGCTCCAGCAACTATATGATCATATCATGCAGGACCGCTTCCACTATCGTCACCAGTGGCGCGAAGGCGATCTGGCGATGTGGGACAATCGGTCGACCTGGCATTATGCGATGAACGACTATCAGGGACACCGGCGCTACCTGAACCGGATTACGATCGAAGGCGTCGCTCTCGCATAG
- a CDS encoding cytochrome b: MTATQAHARYARLSIFLHWAMLLLITAVYSCILLRESFPRGSDLREGLKMWHFMLGLSVLALVIIRIVARLLTTKPPIKPEPPAWQMLLAKVTHLALYAFMLAMPIAGWLILSSADKTIPFFGLELPALVAPDKALAEQIEELHETVGTIGYFLIGLHALAALFHHYVVKDNTLKRMLPGKR, encoded by the coding sequence ATGACTGCCACCCAAGCCCATGCGCGCTACGCCCGCCTTTCGATTTTTCTCCACTGGGCGATGCTGCTGCTGATCACGGCAGTCTATAGCTGCATCCTGTTGCGCGAATCATTTCCCCGGGGCAGCGACCTGCGCGAAGGCCTTAAGATGTGGCATTTCATGCTCGGTCTGTCGGTGCTGGCGCTGGTGATCATCCGGATCGTCGCCCGGCTGCTGACCACCAAGCCGCCGATCAAGCCCGAACCGCCTGCGTGGCAAATGCTGTTGGCCAAGGTAACGCATCTTGCGCTTTATGCTTTCATGCTGGCAATGCCGATTGCCGGCTGGCTGATCCTCAGCAGCGCTGACAAGACCATCCCATTCTTCGGTCTCGAGCTCCCCGCGCTGGTGGCACCGGACAAGGCGCTGGCCGAACAAATCGAGGAGTTGCACGAAACGGTAGGAACCATCGGGTATTTTCTGATCGGACTGCACGCGCTGGCGGCACTGTTCCATCATTATGTGGTCAAGGATAATACGCTCAAGCGGATGCTTCCCGGCAAGCGCTAG
- a CDS encoding ArsI/CadI family heavy metal resistance metalloenzyme: MKRMHIHVGVDNLDASIEFYSTLFDAAPTVTKDDYAKWMLDDPRVNFAISSENHATKGIEHLGIQAENPEELQQVFTRLRKADAPLLEEGQTTCCYAQSEKSWISDPDGVVWEAFYTNGESVVYGDAPELSAVSENASETSCCAPSKAALS; the protein is encoded by the coding sequence ATGAAACGGATGCACATTCATGTCGGCGTCGACAATCTCGACGCCTCGATAGAATTTTACTCGACGCTTTTTGATGCCGCACCAACGGTGACAAAAGATGATTATGCCAAATGGATGCTCGACGATCCGCGCGTCAATTTTGCCATTTCATCGGAAAATCACGCGACCAAGGGCATTGAACATCTCGGCATCCAGGCCGAAAATCCGGAAGAATTGCAACAGGTTTTCACCCGTCTGCGCAAGGCCGATGCACCGCTGCTGGAAGAGGGACAGACCACCTGCTGCTATGCACAGTCCGAGAAGAGCTGGATATCCGATCCGGATGGTGTCGTCTGGGAAGCCTTTTACACCAATGGCGAATCCGTGGTCTATGGCGATGCACCCGAACTTTCCGCCGTATCGGAAAATGCGTCCGAAACCAGCTGCTGCGCGCCGTCAAAAGCAGCCCTGTCATGA
- a CDS encoding SDR family oxidoreductase yields MPEKNNMPSLNRRQLLAATAATGMVLSSSPATAAAADGKPHLSGKSILITGCSSGFGNLGAIYYAELGARIFATMRNLPRAEGDALAEAAKDKKLDITILELDVLSDESVTRAVAEAERLNGGALDVVINNAGIGTGAPVELQDLETMQLLFDTNVMGYQRVARAALPKMRAQKSGLIVNVSSQLGRVMIPGMGLYSSTKFAVESMSEQMAYELVPHGVDVTIVQPGGFPTKIWENGNIYTASMLERANDERKAAYQALVDGALRNGGGSTDPMDVPRAIAEVIARTPGKRPLRLPVHPGAKPQLGINQVSAQTQVAMLGNSPYGPWVKDVNGRA; encoded by the coding sequence ATGCCAGAAAAAAACAACATGCCATCCCTCAACCGCCGCCAGTTGCTGGCTGCAACAGCCGCAACCGGCATGGTCCTGTCCTCCAGCCCCGCAACCGCCGCAGCCGCCGATGGCAAGCCGCATCTGTCTGGCAAGTCGATCCTGATTACCGGCTGTTCCTCGGGCTTCGGTAATCTCGGCGCAATATATTATGCCGAACTGGGCGCGAGGATATTTGCCACCATGCGCAACCTGCCGCGCGCCGAAGGGGATGCGTTGGCCGAGGCTGCCAAGGACAAGAAACTGGATATTACGATCCTCGAACTGGATGTGCTGTCGGATGAATCGGTGACCAGAGCGGTTGCCGAAGCCGAACGGCTCAACGGCGGAGCGCTTGATGTGGTCATCAATAATGCCGGGATCGGGACCGGCGCTCCGGTGGAGCTGCAGGATCTCGAGACGATGCAGCTGCTGTTCGACACCAATGTCATGGGCTACCAGCGGGTGGCCCGCGCGGCTCTGCCGAAAATGCGGGCGCAGAAATCCGGCCTGATCGTCAATGTCTCGTCGCAGCTCGGCCGGGTGATGATTCCGGGCATGGGGCTCTACAGCTCGACCAAATTCGCGGTGGAATCGATGAGCGAGCAAATGGCCTATGAACTGGTTCCGCACGGCGTTGATGTCACCATCGTCCAGCCCGGCGGCTTCCCGACCAAGATCTGGGAAAATGGCAATATATATACCGCGTCGATGCTGGAGCGCGCCAATGACGAGCGCAAGGCTGCCTATCAGGCGTTGGTCGACGGCGCGCTGCGCAATGGTGGCGGCTCGACCGATCCGATGGACGTGCCGCGCGCGATCGCCGAAGTGATAGCCAGGACACCCGGCAAGAGACCGCTGCGGCTTCCCGTCCATCCCGGTGCGAAGCCGCAACTCGGGATCAATCAGGTCAGCGCCCAGACCCAGGTCGCGATGCTCGGCAACTCACCCTATGGCCCCTGGGTCAAGGACGTGAACGGCCGGGCCTAG
- a CDS encoding arsenate reductase ArsC — protein sequence MSDRVYNALFLCTGNSARSILAEAILQSEGQGRFRAYSAGSNPAGKVHPYSLDLLKIMGHPIEGLRSKNWDEFSGAEAPRLDFVFTVCDNAAGETCPVWPGQPMTAHWGIADPAAVTGSEAEKRAAFAEAYRMMFNRISLFLALPLESIDQMSLQNRLREIGAEKAEV from the coding sequence ATGAGCGACCGGGTCTATAATGCCCTGTTTCTCTGCACCGGCAATTCTGCCCGGTCGATATTGGCGGAAGCGATATTGCAGAGCGAAGGCCAGGGGCGTTTCAGGGCCTATAGCGCTGGCAGCAATCCGGCTGGCAAGGTTCATCCCTATTCTCTCGATCTGCTCAAGATAATGGGCCACCCCATTGAAGGCCTGCGTTCCAAGAACTGGGACGAATTTTCGGGAGCCGAAGCACCCCGGCTCGATTTTGTCTTCACCGTTTGCGACAATGCCGCCGGCGAAACCTGTCCGGTCTGGCCGGGCCAGCCGATGACCGCCCATTGGGGCATAGCCGATCCGGCGGCGGTAACCGGCAGCGAAGCAGAAAAGCGCGCCGCCTTCGCCGAAGCCTATCGAATGATGTTCAACCGGATCAGCCTGTTTCTGGCCCTGCCGCTGGAAAGCATCGACCAAATGAGCCTGCAGAACCGGCTCAGGGAAATTGGCGCAGAAAAAGCCGAGGTTTGA